TCTGCAGCATACAGGCGGGTGCCATCGGACGAACACGCGAAATGTCTCCAGTCCCTCTGCTCCGCCGGGCCTCTCTGGACCCATGACGATCCTCCATTGCGAGTGACATTCAGCAAACGGGCCGGCGTGGTCGTGGAGATGGCCGTATTGCCATCAGCGGAGCATGCGAAGGCCACAATGTGCTGGCCACTGAATCCCACTTGATTCCACAAAGCTCCGCGATTCTCCGTGCGATGCAAGGTCAGTGAAGGACTCGACGATCCGGTATTCCGGGCAAATGCCCAATAGATCATGCCATTCCCGGTGCCGTAGAGGTCGTAGATGCCGTGCGACGGTGGGCTGAAGGAGGAGAAACCCCACACTCCACCGCCCGGGTCGGAGATCGTAATTCCGCCACCGCCTGTGCGGTCGATACGAATGACGTCTCCCAGTTGACCTCCGGATGGCAGTTGGAAACTCGTGTTGCCAGTCGCGACGTAATGCTGGTTCCCAGACATCGGGTAGCTGCCGAAGCTGCTCGTCACATGAATCGCCGGTGACTCCGCCCCCCTCGCCAGCTTCGCCGCGCTGATGCTGCCGTCCGGCAGGTAGCCATTCGGGGCGAGGCGCTGGTCGGGCGCGAGCTTCTGGTAGCCCTGCGTGCCGTCGTTGAACCAGATGCGTAGCCGCAGGTCGGCATTGGCATACACGGTCAGCGGTAGGGCAGTCATGCCGGGCACCGTGGTATCGCCCAGCATCACGGAGTAGAGGCCCTTTGTCACCGGCAGGGTGATGCCGGACAGCGGCTCGGCCCCGCCGGCGCTGCTGCCGTCATTGCTCCAGTAGGTGATGTTCCCACCACCATTCACCAGGGCGAATTTGAAATGCCCCGTTCCCGTGAAGTTCTCCCCGTTTACCGCCACCCGGCCTTGCTGCGGTACCAGGTTCGGCACCTGGGCGCGGAGCGCGGCGTGGGGGAGGAAAAGGAGAGCGAGCAGTGTGGCGACGCCGGTTCTCATGCTCATGTGTCTAACGTACCAGACGCATACGTCACCACCGGAGATCGAGATATCCTCCCGTCGTCGCCACACCTTTACTTACTCCCCCCGGAGAAATCCTCAGGCCGACCTCCGGCGGCGGACCATCAGGAGGGTGCCCAGACCTCCCAGCAGGCTCATCGCAGTCGATGGCTCGGGAATGACCGTGACAAGAACGCCTCCGCCGGTCTCCACGACATTGAAGGCTGTCGGCGCGATGGCACCCTCATACTGGATGGTGCCGTTCGTCATGAAACCGTCGCTCGTGAGATCAGCGATAGAGTAGTTCCGGAAGTAGAGCTGGCCGGAGGAGCCGGAGCTGAAGTCCAGCGCCTTCGCTCCGCCGCCGCCGTAGAAACCGCCGTAGGGACCGGCCCCGTTGACGGAGATCCGGCCTCCTTCGAAGAACAATGTGCCATCTCCGTCGGAAAACGAGACCAGCGCGGCATTCAGCTCGCCCCCGGTCATCGTGAAGGTCTCGATCGGCTTGAATTCACCGCCGAGATTGATCGTGCCGCCGGTGAAATTGAAATTACCCGCAGCGGGATCGGTGGTCAGGTCGCCGGTGAAATTCGCCACGCCCGAAGTGACCGTGATGGTCGTGCCGCTGTGGCGGGCG
The Luteolibacter flavescens DNA segment above includes these coding regions:
- a CDS encoding PEP-CTERM sorting domain-containing protein (PEP-CTERM proteins occur, often in large numbers, in the proteomes of bacteria that also encode an exosortase, a predicted intramembrane cysteine proteinase. The presence of a PEP-CTERM domain at a protein's C-terminus predicts cleavage within the sorting domain, followed by covalent anchoring to some some component of the (usually Gram-negative) cell surface. Many PEP-CTERM proteins exhibit an unusual sequence composition that includes large numbers of potential glycosylation sites. Expression of one such protein has been shown restore the ability of a bacterium to form floc, a type of biofilm.) — protein: MKSSASPALRAVLVSLTLLPAATQAATVVWSGADGQYLTPENWVGGVLPNTAAGDTALITSGDVIYTAGSDLTVSNGGQLVIAGGSWTQVGANSWLQLAGGSLIVAGGTFNQGTSGNIARHSGTTITVTSGVANFTGDLTTDPAAGNFNFTGGTINLGGEFKPIETFTMTGGELNAALVSFSDGDGTLFFEGGRISVNGAGPYGGFYGGGGAKALDFSSGSSGQLYFRNYSIADLTSDGFMTNGTIQYEGAIAPTAFNVVETGGGVLVTVIPEPSTAMSLLGGLGTLLMVRRRRSA